In Paramormyrops kingsleyae isolate MSU_618 chromosome 13, PKINGS_0.4, whole genome shotgun sequence, a single window of DNA contains:
- the LOC111843559 gene encoding b(0,+)-type amino acid transporter 1-like isoform X2, whose amino-acid sequence MGKDAVQKRRDPRDTGAPDGCHQTLDAEDSVRGPALHRDVGLFSGICLIVGSMIGSGIFMSPRAVLEHTGAVGPCLSVWAAGGILSTLGALCYAELGTMIRQSGAEYSYLLEAFGPLTAYLFSWMSIVVLRPASAAVSALTIGEYAAAPFYQGCSPPVLVVKSLSAVSILLILLVNCQSVKLVSYVQNFFTVAKLSIIFVFTVAGIVLLAQGHTQNLTNAFEGASLLPGNLGLAFYSSLWAYDGWNQLNCITEELKDPSRNLPLAIFIGIPLVSVCYILVNIAYLTVMTPTEILQSPAVAVTFGDRVLYPFSWIVPLFVVLSSFGAANGYGLTGGRLTYRAGREGHMVKILSFISLKHHTPSPGVIFNGILSMFYILPADIDSLINYCSFAQWAFYGLTASALIVMRFTRKDMKRPFRVPLVIPAVLILMCGYLVLAPILEKPQWEYFYCIAFALSGLILYFPFVRCKLSCLKKVMRPLTIHLQLLMEVAPAEAAE is encoded by the exons ATGGGGAAAGATGCCGTTCAGAAGAGGAGAGACCCCAGAGATACAGGGGCCCCAGATGGATGCCACCAAACTCTGGATGCAGAGGACAGCGTGCGTGGACCAGCGCTGCATAGAGAT GTTGGGCTCTTCAGTGGAATCTGCCTGATTGTGGGCAGTATGATCGGCTCAGGCATCTTCATGTCCCCGAGAGCCGTGCTGGAGCACACTGGCGCCGTGGGGCCATGCTTATCCGTTTGGGCTGCAGGTGGCATTCTGTCCACACTGG GAGCTCTTTGCTATGCAGAACTGGGCACCATGATCAGGCAGTCCGGGGCGGAGTACTCCTACCTGCTGGAGGCCTTTGGGCCCCTCACTGCCTACCTGTTCTCCTGGATGTCCATCGTCGTCCTGAGACCTGCGTCAGCGGCGGTCAGTGCTCTCACTATTGGAGAATATGCTGCGGCACCATTCTATCAAGGATGCAGCCCTCCAGTGCTGGTCGTCAAGAGTCTGTCTGCCGTCTCCATCT TGCTGATCCTCCTGGTAAATTGCCAGAGTGTGAAGCTGGTCAGCTACGTGCAGAACTTCTTCACTGTGGCCAAGCTCTCCATCATTTTTGTCTTCACAGTGGCTGGGATTGTCCTGCTGGCACAGG ggcacacacaaaACCTTACAAATGCATTTGAAGGTGCATCATTGTTACCTGGGAACCTTGGCTTGGCTTTTTACAGCAGCCTCTGGGCTTATGACGGCTG GAATCAATTGAATTGCATAACAGAAGAGCTCAAAGATCCTTCTAG GAACCTGCCGCTGGCCATCTTCATCGGGATCCCGCTCGTCTCTGTCTGCTACATCCTGGTGAACATAGCGTACCTCACCGTCATGACTCCCACGGAGATACTGCAATCTCCGGCGGTGGCTGTG ACTTTTGGTGACAGAGTCCTGTACCCATTTTCATGGATCGTCCCTCTGTTTGTGGTCTTATCTTCTTTCGGAGCTGCCAATGGTTACGGTTTAACTGGTGGACG GCTGACCTACAGAGCAGGCCGAGAAGGTCACATGGTGAAGATATTGTCCTTCATCAGTCTCAAGCATCACACTCCATCTCCTGGCGTCATCTTCAAT GGAATTCTGTCGATGTTCTACATACTCCCAGCGGACATCGATAGCTTGATTAACTACTGTAGCTTTGCTCAGTGGGCCTTTTATGGACTGACTGCTTCAGCTCTCATCGTTATGAGATTTACTAGGAAAGACATGAAGAGACCATTCAGG GTACCACTGGTTATTCCAGCTGTCTTGATACTGATGTGTGGGTACCTGGTGCTGGCTCCCATTCTGGAAAAACCCCAGTGGGAGTATTTCTACTGCATTGCCTTTGCCCTGAGTGGACTGATACTTTACTTCCCATTTGTTCGCTGCAAATTAAGCTGCTTGAAAAAGGTCATGA GACCACTCACCATACATCTCCAGCTGCTAATGGAGGTGGCTCCAGCAGAGGCAGCTGAGTGA
- the LOC111843559 gene encoding b(0,+)-type amino acid transporter 1-like isoform X1: MFLTPISMGKDAVQKRRDPRDTGAPDGCHQTLDAEDSVRGPALHRDVGLFSGICLIVGSMIGSGIFMSPRAVLEHTGAVGPCLSVWAAGGILSTLGALCYAELGTMIRQSGAEYSYLLEAFGPLTAYLFSWMSIVVLRPASAAVSALTIGEYAAAPFYQGCSPPVLVVKSLSAVSILLILLVNCQSVKLVSYVQNFFTVAKLSIIFVFTVAGIVLLAQGHTQNLTNAFEGASLLPGNLGLAFYSSLWAYDGWNQLNCITEELKDPSRNLPLAIFIGIPLVSVCYILVNIAYLTVMTPTEILQSPAVAVTFGDRVLYPFSWIVPLFVVLSSFGAANGYGLTGGRLTYRAGREGHMVKILSFISLKHHTPSPGVIFNGILSMFYILPADIDSLINYCSFAQWAFYGLTASALIVMRFTRKDMKRPFRVPLVIPAVLILMCGYLVLAPILEKPQWEYFYCIAFALSGLILYFPFVRCKLSCLKKVMRPLTIHLQLLMEVAPAEAAE, translated from the exons ATGTTCCTGACGCCGATCAGCATGGGGAAAGATGCCGTTCAGAAGAGGAGAGACCCCAGAGATACAGGGGCCCCAGATGGATGCCACCAAACTCTGGATGCAGAGGACAGCGTGCGTGGACCAGCGCTGCATAGAGAT GTTGGGCTCTTCAGTGGAATCTGCCTGATTGTGGGCAGTATGATCGGCTCAGGCATCTTCATGTCCCCGAGAGCCGTGCTGGAGCACACTGGCGCCGTGGGGCCATGCTTATCCGTTTGGGCTGCAGGTGGCATTCTGTCCACACTGG GAGCTCTTTGCTATGCAGAACTGGGCACCATGATCAGGCAGTCCGGGGCGGAGTACTCCTACCTGCTGGAGGCCTTTGGGCCCCTCACTGCCTACCTGTTCTCCTGGATGTCCATCGTCGTCCTGAGACCTGCGTCAGCGGCGGTCAGTGCTCTCACTATTGGAGAATATGCTGCGGCACCATTCTATCAAGGATGCAGCCCTCCAGTGCTGGTCGTCAAGAGTCTGTCTGCCGTCTCCATCT TGCTGATCCTCCTGGTAAATTGCCAGAGTGTGAAGCTGGTCAGCTACGTGCAGAACTTCTTCACTGTGGCCAAGCTCTCCATCATTTTTGTCTTCACAGTGGCTGGGATTGTCCTGCTGGCACAGG ggcacacacaaaACCTTACAAATGCATTTGAAGGTGCATCATTGTTACCTGGGAACCTTGGCTTGGCTTTTTACAGCAGCCTCTGGGCTTATGACGGCTG GAATCAATTGAATTGCATAACAGAAGAGCTCAAAGATCCTTCTAG GAACCTGCCGCTGGCCATCTTCATCGGGATCCCGCTCGTCTCTGTCTGCTACATCCTGGTGAACATAGCGTACCTCACCGTCATGACTCCCACGGAGATACTGCAATCTCCGGCGGTGGCTGTG ACTTTTGGTGACAGAGTCCTGTACCCATTTTCATGGATCGTCCCTCTGTTTGTGGTCTTATCTTCTTTCGGAGCTGCCAATGGTTACGGTTTAACTGGTGGACG GCTGACCTACAGAGCAGGCCGAGAAGGTCACATGGTGAAGATATTGTCCTTCATCAGTCTCAAGCATCACACTCCATCTCCTGGCGTCATCTTCAAT GGAATTCTGTCGATGTTCTACATACTCCCAGCGGACATCGATAGCTTGATTAACTACTGTAGCTTTGCTCAGTGGGCCTTTTATGGACTGACTGCTTCAGCTCTCATCGTTATGAGATTTACTAGGAAAGACATGAAGAGACCATTCAGG GTACCACTGGTTATTCCAGCTGTCTTGATACTGATGTGTGGGTACCTGGTGCTGGCTCCCATTCTGGAAAAACCCCAGTGGGAGTATTTCTACTGCATTGCCTTTGCCCTGAGTGGACTGATACTTTACTTCCCATTTGTTCGCTGCAAATTAAGCTGCTTGAAAAAGGTCATGA GACCACTCACCATACATCTCCAGCTGCTAATGGAGGTGGCTCCAGCAGAGGCAGCTGAGTGA
- the LOC111843516 gene encoding E3 ubiquitin-protein ligase RNF182-like, which yields MKMSSTQAESHSKAVGDELECKICCQRYDTQSRRPKVLPCRHRLCARCFSSILGMGGTPQCLRCPFCRHDTDITLCQVAGLPDDSNIIAQLANTEKCWPSDCGGVVSPPQGLSSSLVEQDAPSQLCRHMPRILVWLLGFLYFGSFPLGIYMLVIQKVTLGIVCVSVVPCSLVVCLVYTFCQCLCHGTCT from the coding sequence ATGAAAATGAGCTCTACTCAAGCAGAATCGCATTCAAAGGCGGTCGGCGATGAGCTGGAGTGTAAGATCTGCTGCCAGAGGTACGACACCCAGAGCCGCAGGCCCAAAGTGCTGCCCTGTAGGCACAGACTCTGTGCCCGCTGCTTCAGCAGCATCCTGGGCATGGGGGGCACCCCCCAGTGCCTCCGCTGCCCTTTCTGTCGCCATGACACCGACATCACACTCTGTCAGGTAGCTGGCCTCCCTGACGACTCCAACATCATAGCCCAGCTGGCGAACACAGAGAAATGCTGGCCGTCAGATTGCGGGGGGGTGGTCTCGCCCCCCCAAGGCCTCTCCTCCAGCCTGGTGGAGCAGgatgctccctcccagctctgcaGACACATGCCAAGGATTCTGGTCTGGCTGCTGGGCTTTCTATACTTTGGGTCATTCCCTCTGGGGATCTACATGCTGGTTATTCAGAAGGTCACCCTGGGGattgtgtgtgtcagcgtgGTGCCATGCAGCCTGGTGGTGTGCTTGGTGTACACTTTCTGCCAATGTCTCTGCCATGGAACATGCACCTGA